The genomic stretch CAATGGCAATGGAGGGCTGGTACAGACAAAAGGTACCAGGTTGTTTTGGAGTTATGCCATTTGATTTGGATGGTCTCTCCCTACATTCAAGGGCAGAACAGATTCTGAGGAGGGCAACAAAGATGATTAGGGAGTGTGGAAACTAAATCCTATGAGGAATAGTTGAAAGAGCTTGGTATGCTTTCGACTGGAGAAGACGAATGGGGATATGATAGCCAAGTGTCTGAAGGGCAATCACACAAGAGgacttagggccccatcctaccaactttccatcacctgtgcAGTCAAGCCAAcgaggcgtgtgctgcatcctgtgggcagccatggagaccccctcaagttaagggaacatttgttaacTTGGAGCTTCACTGCTGCTCCGTTGGCCCTggaaacgtggataggattgggccctcattctctGTGGTTCCTGAGGGAAGGACTAGAATCAACGGATTGAAACTAAAGGGAAGTATTTttagcctggcttcctcccaggaaagtgtggaagggatggcagccccagagcccaatcttctgcatgcctactcagaagtaagccccattctagtccatgggcttcctcccaggaaagtgtggaagggatggcagccccagagcccaatcctctgcatgcctactcagaagtaagccccattctagtccacaggcttcctcccaggaaagtgtggcagcctCTTTCCAGTCACTGGGGCACGGCAGAGACAGAAGgcgggagccactggctggagggaagctgccctgctgggtctCTGCCTGCAGGGAGCTCTGAGGAGCCCAGCCGGGGAGCGTGACAGAGAGagaccctcccccgccctgaagTGATGCCAGGGCGCTTTGTCTGCATCACAGACCGCCGTCCGGGGCTGAGCCGCGCTCACCTGCGCCGTCCAGGCGCGCCCGCTCCTCTTCGTCGCCCCCTCCGCTCTGGTCTGGAGAGTCCCCAGCAAGAGACAACAAAACTACATTTCCCGGCAGCCCCCTGGGCGCAGGCTCCCCGAACTCTCGCGATTTCCCGTTTCCCAGCATGGGAACCGGAAACAGGAAGCGCGAGAGGGGAGGCGAGCGAAAATAAACAACAACTGCCTGTGGCGCGGCCTGGGTGTCAAGATGGCGCCGAGGTGGTTGGGCGCGAGCTCCCTCCTGCTGCTCGCCCTGAGCTGCGCAGGGACTGCGGCCGAGGGGGCGCCTGCTCGGGACGCGCTCCCCGAGGTGTTTGAGCCAGCGCTGGGGAGCACCTCTCCGTGTCAGCGGACCTGCCGGAGCACCTATCCGCTCCACACCTACCCCAAGGTGGGGAGCAGACGTTGGTCTCTTCCCCTCAGCTCCTCTCGCGTCGCCGGTGGCAGCTGCTTGGCGTCCTCGCCCGCAAGGCTGAGCTGGTGGTCGGGACCCTCTGCGCGCTCGCACTGGGACGCCCGCACTCTCAGCGCAGGAGCTCTGAGTGGGGCTGGCTGGGACGCCTCAcggtctttctcaaactgtgggtcgtgactcTGCTTCTAGTGGGTCGCAGTGCACCCAGCTCCACCACTACTGAaaatgcagagctgctgggccagGGCTCTGAGTGGGGCTGGCTGGGATGcttcacagtgtttctcaaactgtgggttggcacctgctgggtgggtcatgagccagtttctaGTGGGTAGCAGTGCACCCAGCTCCaccgccactgaaaatacagggcacagagctgctgggccaGGTGGGCTCCCATTGGGGGAGAGGCATGGTGCTGTGCCCTGAATGGGTGGGAAGATGGAgtgctggaaggggggggtggctgtgtggttggagaaggatccaccctgcgttctgctttgacttctgagctggaactTTGAATTCCGAGCATGGGATAAAACAGTGCAAGTGTGCTATGTACCAAAGGAATCTTTGACCAATTGTAGgtcaggtttgaagcctaaattgatgatgtcacttccagccatgacatcacttccaggttgatgacatcactcccagtgggtcccagcagattggcattctaaaaagtgggtcctggtgctgaaatgtttgagaaccactgctgtagtataTATGTTATCTCTGCTGAATTATGGTGCTGGTAGAAGCAACTGGCTGAACCTGTTCTGGTCCAAAGTGAAGGacagggtgtgggtgtgtgtgtgagagagagagagaacatttggTAGCACTTCCTGTTGAGTCAGATCACCAACACATCTAGTTCAGTGTAGCTGTTGCTGCTGACTGACCACAGCTTTCCAAGTTTCAGACAGAAGGAAATGCCAGGATTGAATTTGGATCCTTCCGCATAAACAAGGGTGTTCTGTCATtaggctatttatttatttaagagatttatatcccgcctttctacccaatgaggacactcaaggcagctcactattaaaaacataatatacatatataaagacATTAGAAACAATATaatacaataaaagcctggatatAAAAACTGTGAACCATCCCCCCAAAGGAACAACTGTGGTGCTGCTGAGGGAATTCTGTAAGGGGTTTAATAGACATCTGTAGATACTAGAAAGGGTCTCTTGAATTgctaaatcaagggttcactgtagaATACAAAATCTAAAGGATGAGGTCATGCCTCTCTGACTACTGCTTCTGCTCCTCTTCTCAAGGTAGTTGGCATGTGTCTGAAAGGGGGGAGGGTCTCTGTTCAGGTTAACACCACTGGGAAGTAGGTAGGTGGCGGTGACTTCTTGCCTTTACTGGGTTTCATCCTcatctagactgaagaggctaTTTAAAACTCAATCATGGATCTTTGCTTGCCATCTTGAAATAGATATATACTGGTGATACAGCAGAACAAAGTTTGGGGATTGACTTATAATAGTTTCCCAGCCCCTGAGGGATTTGTTTTCTTCTGTAGTTTCAGTGTGCATTTATAAAGCTGAACTGGATGTTAATACTTGCATGCACAAATGCAGTGTTTGTTTAACACATCACAGGTAGCTATTACTGAGGCAAAATTGTAGCATTTACAGTTACCAACGAGTTCTCATTGCCTGCTCCTCTAACAGTTGTTTTTAACAAATTGAATCCAGTCTGCTGAACATATTGTTTTCTTCTGTAATTGTTTGGTTTCTTCTGTAATTACTTATATTGGATGTTTTTGGACTAgaagttttaaaataaagttaCTTTTTAGTGTCATTAGCCATGCAAAACCATAGTAGTTCAGTTCTTAATTAAAAACTAGGGGGTCAGACTTGCAGTTAGAGTGACATTTGGACACGAGGGCAGGTGTTTTCAGCAGTCACTGTCCAGCATGTTTTGCATGCTTTTGAGATGCACcaagttttttaaaagttcatcAAAATAGCAAAATCAAAATAGCAATTTTATTTAATGATCAGGAAGAAGAATTCTATGCATtaattaaaaaatcaaaatagCAATTTCATCTAATGATCAGGAAGAAGAACTCTATGCATGTCAAAGGGGCTGCAGGCTCTTCTCTATTTGCCAATTTGTGGATGATGGAATTGACTTGAATCGGACAAAGCTGGAATGTGATTCTGGTAAGATCATCTAGCATCTTTTTCAGATTATAGTAAGTAAGGAGGTAGACATTACTAAAGGCCCACTTACAGCATGATATTAATTGCATGGTGCAGCTTCCAAAAGAGTATAACAACAAAAAAGGCAATCTGTGTAAGGTGCAGATATGGACTTATCTGTAAGGTAGAAATACAAATTTAAAAGTTAACTTGGCTTAAAAGCCCTTTTTATATTGGGCCACAAATAATCATCATAGGTCTCCATAGCAGATAAGGTAAATACCCTGGGATAGTTAACAACTGCAGCACCAGAGGGGATTGCCCTTCTGAACGAGAGGAGGGGCCTGTTCTTCTTGGTCTCTGCAATCTTGGTGAGAGTGGGCAAGGTATAGGGTGCAGCAAGACTCCTTGTGGACCTTTATCTCTCCTCTCACCACTGAGGTATTCCATGGTGTTGGAATGTGAAGTCCAGCATTTGCAGCAAGAATTACCATTATGTTAACTTGTATTCTATATTCAAGTGTACTTTAGTTGCTGACCTGGAAGGTATGAGATTACTAAGAACTTTTCTTCCTTTGTAGCATGCTCTGAGGCATATTTCACCCGGTCAGATGAACAGTATGCTTGCCATCTTGGATGCCAGAATCAGTTGCCATATGCCAAACAAAGACAGGAGGAAGTAAGTATTTAAGTTATCTGTTAAATCAGTGAATAGTTACTATTGTTTGTGTTTACACTCTCAATGGTTTTCCATGCAAACTATGGAGAGAAGAGTTCTGTAATACCTGATTTTGTCACTTTGATGTTAATATGTAAAAAAACTGTTGTGAGTCTGCAGTTTATTTGTTTTTGCAGCTCATGTCATCAGTACCAAGAATGCATCTCCTCTTCCCCCTTACATTTGTGAGGTCATTCTGGAGCGATATGATGGATACAGCCCATAGCTTCATTACCTCCTCATGGACTTTTTATCTTCAAGTCGATGATGGCAAAATAGTGATATACCAGGTACTTACTAGCCTGTTCTGCTTTTACAAAATTTAAAGGAACTTGGAGGGATATGTGGTGCACTTCTAGTTGTTGGTTCAATCAGGGACTGCCTGCCAAAGTTGCACCAGTGTTCCTCCTTACTGATTATTACTGTATTTCCCATGCCATAAATAGTTATGTACTATGTGTGTGTTAATGCCATTCTTTGTATGGTGACATTAGGATTTATTAAAGCTATGTCTTGTTGTAATTGCAGTCAAAACCTGAAGTTCAGTTTATTGAAAGTCCTGAGCAGGAAACTATGGATTTTAAAGAATCATCACTTAACAAAGCATCCTGTAAGTTAATCTCAGAGAACATTAGGGAACTGAATGCAACTAATAATGACTTGTAAGATCACTGTAGTCTTtgcatgcaatgaaaaaactgcaaAACCATAAGAATTACCTGTCAGTGTTCACAAAGCAATCGACACTTCTGATTCAAAACTATTTGTACAGTGATTCTAACTAACCCGACTACCCACCCCCATCCCCCTAGTCCACCTTTGGTAGGATAGTTAAATGCATAAGAAACCTCATTGAGTTGTTCATGTTTACTATTTAGAACAGACTTGAAGGTTGCAGCCTCTGTCAGTTGTTGAAACGGTTTTAAAATTTCCTATTGCCATTTTCTCAATACAGCAGTGCATTACATCTTTAAAATGCTGAAAGATTCCTGAACTGGAGCTGTTATTTTTCTTCCAAGAATTTTTTTCTGCTGAACTGCAACCTACTGCTTAAACTTGACATTAGTTTTAAGCAAAGCGGTTTGGAGTGTTCAACAGTGTAAGCTGCTGAAAGAAAAGGAGCTGAATAGACAACAGTGTGCTTGTTGGTTACTCTTGACCAGTATGCATAGGGCTAGACACTTCACTGTACATGTAAGGTTGTATGGTAAAATTTAGTGAAACTATATTGTGGTTTTTCAATAGATCTACAACCAGACGGTCCACAGAGACACAATGGATTTTTTGAAGAGGATGAAAATGAAAACTTCTTTAAATGTATCTCAGTGTAAGTTACTGCTTTGTATTCTTGGGCACATAGAAGGCAGAAAGATATTCCACCACTTAATGCTTTATCACACGTagttcagctgctgagcaatatAATTCTACTCTGTCATGAGTTTAACAAGTTCTCCACTAGGCTGATATTTAAAATTAATACTCTGATTGCTTGTGTTGCATCTGACTGCATCTTCGTCTTGGAAAAAATTAACTATAGTATCCCAGCAACTTCCTTTTCAACTGAAATCACTGCCATAGCACTGTAAGATTATTTTTGGGCCAAGCTAGTTCATAGTATCTCTAGTGTTTAGCTTTTTCTTCAAGTGAAGCCAAGTGTGACCAGAGCCATTGAGTGTGTGGGTTGGTTTTGGAAACGAAAAATGCAATAGCATATTTACTGTTGTACTTTTCATTTCCAAAACCAACCCACACAGGCTGGTGTTCTGCCCTCATTGTTAATATGTAGGCACTTATCAAAATGGTTTGTTATTTTTTGTTCCAAAATACTTGAATACTTTAGTTTTTCATTTTAATTAAATGATAGTGAGTTGAGGCAGTGGGCATCTTAACTAAGTTCTGAACTCTCAAACATAGTGACTTCTTATTTTCTGGGCCAGCTTAGGATAGGGTTGGTGATGTGTATATAGCATCCAACCAAACCTAGCTTCAGTTGTTGTAAATTGGTTTCAGATAGAAGAATTGGGATGGGAAAATGGTCTCAGTGTGTCTTAAGATTGTCTTTTACATTCCAGAAATTCTGGTTGGATATTAACTACTACGCTTGTCCTCTCTGTACTGGTGTTACTCTGGATTTGTTGTGCAACAGTTACTACCGCTGCGGAGCAGTATGTTCCATCTGAGGTAATTATAGCCTCTCCAATATTCCAGGTATATCTTTCATGGGAGAAGTGTGTCTCTAATTATCCTTTTGGCCAATGCATGGTTACATACCACTGCAAATAGACATGTTTGTCTAGTAAAAGGTCTGACCTGCTTTCTTATTGTCTAGGGAAAATGCTAACTTTCTAATAGGCTGATGATATAATTCCCTGAGAGCAAGTGCAAAACTGGAGTGTTACTACAATAGAGGCAGTTAAACCTTGAAGGGAATTTAAAGATGGCAGGGCTGCAAGGACAGTTCCTAAAAGATCTTCCAGAGCAGGAAAGAAATTGACTTGGTTTGCATTCAGTAAGGTGTTCTCCAAATATGATGAGCATTATCTGTACAGTAACAGTATTCACACCATCATGCACAGTTCAGCCTAAAGTTATGACAAAGGACAACTATGTAAAGAAATGTATAGTAAAATAACTTATCAGAAGTGAAAAGCATGTAGCTACCTACTTGTCCATTATGTTGCTCACACAttgttgctggatcagaccacaatTCCTTGAGCTTAGGGAGGTGTTTACTTCCATTTAAAAAGCAGTGGCATTCAGTTGAATAGGTTGAGCATGCTTCAGATATGTCCTAAAAGTCTGTTTACTTCCTATTGATATACAGCTTAGCTTTGTTTTGGGATATGCACCAGTATCTCGGAGGCATCTGGCAATTTAACTCCCTATGGGTGTTTGTGTCTCCTTACCACAACACACACTGGTTTCCAGTCAACGAATTAAATACTTGTACAGTAATATTTCCCATAATAAGGGGGATTCATTACACAGTGAAAGCTGAGTGTTGCATGGAACAGTGCTATAGGAGATGTTGCTAAAGATAAGCCAGGAAAGTGGTGCTGATTGGCCTCTTGCTTCCCTGAATCAGCTGCATTATCCCTGCATCTTAAGGTCTGTTAGGTAAAAAGTAATGTCTAAATGAATTGCCAGCTTTTCTGATCTTGTTTGTTTGATTATTTTAGAAGCTGAGTATCTGTGGAGACTTGGAATACATGAATGAACAAAAACTGAACCGGTATCCATCTTCTGCTCTCGTGGTGGTTAAATGCAAGGCTAATGAACAAGAAGCAGGACCTCTACCTAAAAAAGTTAACCTGACTCAGTCAGCAATATAAATAGCTTTTTAAAGTGAATTAATTAGCCAATTTCTAAGACTTCTGTCAACTCTGATGACTTTTTCCAATTAATGGGCTTAGGGGCAGTCAGTGTGTCAATGCAAATAAAGACAGAATTAATGAAGATTCTACTGTCATGGAACTCAATCCTTTCCACTCGTGAAGAGAAAAAATCAGATGTTGGGCAGGTGGGGGTTTGTAGTGCACTTTTGTCTGCATCTTTTTCTGCTTACCAAAAATCTTAAGTATTGTCAACACACTTATTGTTCATATTACAAACACCTGAACTTTAGAGTATATATCTGGAATCTGTTTCAAAGAGCGTAAGGAATCTACAGTAGCCAAGGAAGTCTAAATTGTCCTCTCAACTGTGGATAAATGAAAGTAACATGTATAGCTGCTTGCAGAAACTGTAATTCCTGGAACAGCCCTTTTCCCACAAAAATAACAATCCTTTCTACACTTGATACCAGATCCTGGCATTGAAAGCATGTAGGTCAGaaacaaaattttattttattcctcTATGTTGGGATGTCACTTCTGTATTGTGTTCCTTTTGAAACAAATTTGCTCCTGAAATAACTATTTAAAACTCGTTTGTATTGTTGCTGCAATCTTTACCCTGCTTTAATATTTGATATGCTTGTCATCTTGGGGTGCTGACTCCATTTTTAGAAAATTGATtcataaaaagaaacaaaattgtGAGTGAATAGATTATTTGGACAGCTGTCTATTCTAGTATTTAATTGATCACTCTGTATTTGTAGTATATTCGATACTGTTCACACTGACCCTCCCTGAAATGGATCTCTTTTAGAAAACTAATTTAACTAGAATACCTCATTTTTTTTAGATGTACAAGGAAGCAAGTGTCTAACAACTCTGAATCGGTACATTTCCAGAGCAGCTTCAGAATTCACATTACTTTGAGTTATTTGTTAATGTTGTTCTAAGTGTGTTGTATTTTCAAGATTTGTGTTCCTTGTTATGTAGAACTGATCCTGAGTCTTTGATAGTTCTTGGCTAATCAGTAAAGGTGTATTGGAAAAGGATGAACACCTTAATTTAATCTACTAAAGTGTTCATCAGTGGCTTTTCTTCCGAAGAAGTCAACTATTGTAAGTCTTGTGATGGTGGCACTAACATTCTGGATACAAGCCAATAAAATCAAAATGAGATGCCATTCTCTGTCTCACCATTATTGTATCTCCCAGTATGTACAGTATAAAGACTAACTCTCATTTAGTGGTGagaaaaatggttttttaaataAGAACTAAATGTTTGATCAAATATTGCAATGGGATATTAATAAACTTGTAAAGGCTGTCTTGAAAGACTTGAACATTGATCAACTAGTCCACAATGTTTTCTAAAGTTTGGAACTTTCCCTGTTTCTTATAATGAGAAAGTTAGCACTCAGTGCAAATGGACTGCAGATATTGCCTTGAAATTGCTGCTTTCAAAGCAACATCCGCAGCTCATTTGCATTCTGTGTTGTGGAAGTTGTGTTGCGGGTTTATTCGATTTTGCTGGTTTAAAGCTTAACTCGTTAGTTTGCGCTCgatacattttttgttttaagcAGATTCTGGTGTAAATCTCCTGCCTATTTTCTACCTTGTTTGGACCTTTTTATCATTCCAACATCTTCCTTGATGCCTTAGTAcatggttctcagactgtgggtccatggcccaccggTGGATCATGACCTACTTTTTGGTGGTTTGAGAACAGcctgctacttgtggggagcactgctgcccaatcactgttACATCCACAGAGGCTATAATCTTCCAGATGCAGTACCCATTGTTCCACTATAGTTGACTGTCTTTCCCAACTGACTTGTaacagagttgagagactccatgtcggaCCTTCCGGCCCGacaaggagttcaggatccagtggagcagtcctgttctgcctgctccctgcctccccctgtcccaatATTTCTGCTGGCTGGTGTTGCTGGAATGCCAGCTGACCTTCCgagcagcactgaggctcagcgccagcggcccctctccaggtgctgcagatgtgccttatagcataTTTGTGATGCTCAGAGCTTGCAGTACACATGTATTGCCAGCACTAAAGAACTCAGGATTGGGATTGGGATTCAAAAGGTCATGCAACTCCCTTTACCAGTTGAGAGAATACGATGCTCCATAGGGGGGCTTGCCTGCCCATAAAGTCAGTCCAAGTCCTCCTGGCTCCTGAGATAGCATGTTAAATAGTGCCTTCCCTTACTTGgagatgggccagccttgcctcTTCTCCCACTCCATTAATAGGAAGAAGAGAGTGGACGACTGGAGAGTTTCTTCCACTCTTCTGTTTtgttccctggattgaaaaaagaaaatgggagtggaaggaggaaaagcagtgaaggtgagtggccagctcctcctgccctggacCCTCTAGGCTTCTGTAAGAATCCTTGACTCACAAATCTTTTAGGGTTATTTGCAACGGTCAACAGGCCTCCAGATGTAAGTCAACCCATtgacatatatctggactttcagaaagcatttggcACAGTCCCTCTCTAAAGCCTCctgagaaaattccacagtcaaGCAGTAAGAGGGCAGCTTCTGGATTAGGAACTGTTAGAAGACCAGGAAAGGGAGGTTGGCTGTAAagaggcaattttcacaatgacaAAAGGTGAAAAGccatgtgccccaaggatcaatcttgggattggtgcttttcaacttgttcataaatgacccaaAGACTGGGTTAAGCAGGGAGGTAGCCAGGTTTGTGGATGACATAACTTTTCCAGGTGTTGAAGAGATTGAGAAGAGAGCTTTTTGGAGctctctaaactgggggaatgggcagcaaaatggcaggtgtgcttcagtgtaagtaaatgtaaTGCAGATTGGGataagaaatcaaaacttcatatatgcTAATAAGCTTTCTATGATGAATCAACTGAGAGATTCTGGAAtgttggtggacagcttgatgaaagtgtcaacccagtgtgtggtggcagtgaagaaggtcaattccatgcATGGGCTAATTAAAAGGATTAAGAATAAAATGGTCACTATTATGCCACTGTACACATTGAttgtaaggccacatctggaatattgtgtccaattctggtcaccgcatctcaaaaagcatATAGTGGAAATGCCAAGGGGTTAGAAGtaagcaacaaaaatgattagtgggctggggcatcttccttccAAGGAAAGGCTTTAGTGTTTAGGGTGCTTCATGAAAGAAAGGAGGTTGCTGAAAGGGGACATGAGAcataaaattgtgcatgggatgtgtgagagggaaaagaactttcctctATCCAGAACCAAGgctatccactaaaattgacttgcaggagagttagaacaggtaCTGCCCCCAAAGCATCCAGGAAGCAGCTGAGGGATTGGAGGAGACTCATCCAAGCAGCTTCAGTGCAGAAGCCTGATAACATCAGGGGCCTGCCATGATGAAATGAACCCTTTTCTCCTGCTGTTGCCTTATCCCCCAGCATCTTCTAACATATGCCTTCCTGGAGATAAGCCTGATGCTTCATATGCAATGAGCTGGGTGAGTCATATTAAAAGGAACTGGCCCAAGAACATCTCTTTGGTGCAAAGCATTGTCCCAACCTCCCTCATGCCCACCAGTGACCCTTCCACTCTGGTGCCAGAGCTTTCCCTGGAATGCCTGCCAAGGTggtcggggggcgggggggcgggcCTGGGGTTGTGCATGGCCAAGTCACCACAGCCTTGTGGGATTTGGACCTTATGGCTACCATCCACATGCCTCTGCTGAAACTTAATCAGTTCAGTCCCAGGGAAGGAATGGAGGTACAGCCCTTTTAAAGCTCTAGGCTAAGTCCTCGATCCTCAAAGCCCAAATCTTGTCCTCAATCTACCCTTACACAGATCATTGATGAAAACGTTGGTGCAAACATTTTGCTTTGTAGAATTGGTTTATTTGCTCCATCAAGGCTCAGAAAAAAGAATGTCATGGATTACTTGGACTAACACACAAGTGGTAGCACTCTTATTTAGAACTCCAATAATTGTGGAGATGGTATTCCTACCATCATCAACCAGATCTAGGTGTAGCCCAGTGTAAGTTTATCTTCTTTGCACAGCTGAGCCATACCATATCACAAACGGCTTCCTCAATTTTTCAACACAGTCAGCTGAGTAGACAGGTGAACACTTTCTGGGATGACCTTGTAATCACAAAATTACAAAGCAGATTAATTCTTAATACCCAATTCTGTTCAccaaacagaaagaaaatggTTAAAAAGATATATTCTTCCTATTTTTCTAACTAAAAGATTA from Tiliqua scincoides isolate rTilSci1 chromosome 4, rTilSci1.hap2, whole genome shotgun sequence encodes the following:
- the TMEM59 gene encoding transmembrane protein 59 isoform X2 produces the protein MAPRWLGASSLLLLALSCAGTAAEGAPARDALPEVFEPALGSTSPCQRTCRSTYPLHTYPKEEELYACQRGCRLFSICQFVDDGIDLNRTKLECDSACSEAYFTRSDEQYACHLGCQNQLPYAKQRQEELMSSVPRMHLLFPLTFVRSFWSDMMDTAHSFITSSWTFYLQVDDGKIVIYQSKPEVQFIESPEQETMDFKESSLNKASYLQPDGPQRHNGFFEEDENENFFKCISVNSGWILTTTLVLSVLVLLWICCATVTTAAEQYVPSEKLSICGDLEYMNEQKLNRYPSSALVVVKCKANEQEAGPLPKKVNLTQSAI
- the TMEM59 gene encoding transmembrane protein 59 isoform X1; amino-acid sequence: MAPRWLGASSLLLLALSCAGTAAEGAPARDALPEVFEPALGSTSPCQRTCRSTYPLHTYPKEEELYACQRGCRLFSICQFVDDGIDLNRTKLECDSACSEAYFTRSDEQYACHLGCQNQLPYAKQRQEELMSSVPRMHLLFPLTFVRSFWSDMMDTAHSFITSSWTFYLQVDDGKIVIYQSKPEVQFIESPEQETMDFKESSLNKASYLQPDGPQRHNGFFEEDENENFFKCISVNSGWILTTTLVLSVLVLLWICCATVTTAAEQYVPSEVIIASPIFQKLSICGDLEYMNEQKLNRYPSSALVVVKCKANEQEAGPLPKKVNLTQSAI